From Syntrophorhabdaceae bacterium, a single genomic window includes:
- the gspG gene encoding type II secretion system major pseudopilin GspG, whose amino-acid sequence MMTKRLQMRDRKGFTLIELLVVMVIVGLLAALVGPRLFPKLGKGKQAATKAQIELLGQALDQMRLDIGRYPTTQEGLNALAANPGGVENWDGPYLKKALPNDPWGKPYNYQFPGTHAEYDLFSYGRDGAPGGGGEDKDVTSW is encoded by the coding sequence ATGATGACAAAACGACTGCAGATGCGCGACAGGAAAGGGTTTACCCTGATCGAGCTCCTTGTGGTAATGGTAATCGTCGGCCTTCTCGCGGCCCTTGTGGGGCCGCGGCTTTTCCCGAAGCTCGGCAAAGGCAAACAGGCTGCTACCAAGGCACAGATTGAACTCCTGGGACAGGCATTAGACCAGATGAGGCTCGATATCGGACGATATCCAACAACGCAGGAAGGATTGAATGCGCTGGCTGCAAATCCAGGCGGGGTTGAGAACTGGGATGGACCTTACTTAAAAAAGGCTCTGCCTAACGATCCCTGGGGCAAACCTTATAACTACCAGTTTCCGGGGACTCATGCGGAATATGATCTGTTCTCCTATGGAAGGGATGGGGCCCCCGGTGGAGGGGGGGAGGATAAGGATGTCACAAGCTGGG